One window of the Anopheles cruzii chromosome 2, idAnoCruzAS_RS32_06, whole genome shotgun sequence genome contains the following:
- the LOC128266946 gene encoding protein suppressor 2 of zeste: MTSAAAMISGGSGGGAGGGAITAANGGGMTARARGAGLKDSHRQAACVMATSVVGVGGSGRSTTHSPSSSSASPALPLTAGTMMTTMMMMMPDDAERSRMRSAASAGNRRRVKDFNDSITCTLCSGYLIEATTINDCLHAFCRSCIVQYLDTNKYCPRCKSYNSKPITVASLRPDRTLRALVYKMVPGLHKSEIQRTIQFYSERQSSNAQALDDQLQPCSLLDDQNFYSPDEPISLSLEYLYDTLPETQQGVTTKESKLPVTYLQCPAAVTVHHLYKFILTKNGLLVGSDNIRVEIIYEDEILPHNFTLMDVAYCFDYKRVAPMRFFYRILIHSSAKPPQTAAAHRSVEGQDKSNSTGTGTRGGGGGSAAAQPAAAPGSTTAATRSDSGQRGGTGAKDGGAHSPGKAGTTGAATTAKELTTSGGNKENTITNGTHAMPPPPPGSNVSVGGTEKPAAIPPSAVTPHTPGTTRKDRVTDAEKKTATKSSAAASTAGTGAAGGGLKMVLVAKGKNPPEVKKIPPPLKVLQQQPPAAAAVTEAKDTPSAAPGVGVKMEVAASKAAPVGKRSPPSGSELKCYVNLKKQTIVGVQEVPRLKIEVPRLKTKVSGGSPPSSSSSSAATSPSSSAASSSTGKSPVWPMGKEEYAKTIGLKPVYAGACEEATQASSRRHKDERQEWTIDGEGSHRKRKKGKHSKEASGKRRKLHAEISSQQDASLKMKVKLTEKPPKHERLRSTGHEDESTPAASPPSVTSAKPPKSPKPPKSPKSPKSAAAPSDRTASPPRPVAVAPSATPQVVAAPPPKVIDITKDDDDVKFVNEQPPTVVAPVVAPPPPVATGATKEKLADMRAIRHKPMVYIPNLDRSLSADSASGAFNSLLESVQAKTGPPRSAPSTPSTPAPSPLKPTPALIVAAGGGNLVAKSAPRTPILSPRTMQSYPPLAYPLTTSSPAAPVVMSSNPVTGGIRTMAPSIKRPSVVGSDAASGGTQPPKVARMEPPSLVSPLLLPKKTAGPIQAPMFNFAKGANRAKAQQAQQQAAGLVAAGQQPPTTTSDLVPYRSSISSTYTTKEPGLGPIKKPIPNLLLPPSSISVTKMSDMVTSSSSASVDSRPALEIVRIPSTAPVADKPSLAPFTTTSTSSTTSSPAGPKTTRPPPATIPLIKIKKPAAAAAGESTIGAPPGMTPITPGMLQKIAARSQSDSGGPATNVLDLSGNARRRPAPTAAEEVIILEHLRQQSAQKKGLEFSPRRIEGRRNSIPGLKLPPEMIGFPVPSPPSGQKTLAPLPKLTEINRNRNLAVRQPNASIRNIPNPSALAFRGAQSSSGSGTLTLTAPPSSGMLISATTSSGSLGSAPTANGNSLSNGASKPGDSTPNGHSRPANGKPPTMNGGAAPSNNNNSNKHANANTAAVTSPLGGKKTIEKVAAVLKAAAATGDTTTGGGRPGPVSSQAASRGSSTSSTTSSSALDGKKPTSTSASAATVSSSTPTTNGVGSSTNVTSGTSGGSISSVTNTNGKAVASIINVG, translated from the exons TTTGCCGGTCGTGCATCGTGCAATACCTCGACACCAACAAGTACTGTCCCAGATGCAAGTCCTACAACAGCAAGCCCATTACGGTCGCCAGCTTGAG GCCCGATCGGACGCTGCGAGCATTGGTCTACAAGATGGTGCCCGGTTTGCACAAATCGGAAATCCAAAGAACTATCCAATTCTACTCGGAAAGGCAGAGCAGCAACGCCCAAGCGCTGGATGATCAGCTGCAGCCCTGCAGTCTGCTGGACGATCAAAACTTCTACTCACCCGACGAACCGATCAG TTTATCGCTCGAGTACCTCTACGACACGCTGCCGGAGACGCAGCAGGGTGTGACGACGAAGGAGTCGAAGCTTCCCGTGACCTATCTGCAGTGCCCGGCCGCGGTCACGGTTCACCATCTGTATAAGTTCATTCTGACCAAGAACGGGCTGCTGGTCGGTTCGGACAACATCCGCGTCGAGATCATCTACGAGGACGAGATCCTGCCGCACAACTTCACGCTGATGGATGTGGCCTATTGCTTCGACTACAAGCGG GTTGCACCGATGCGCTTCTTCTATCGCATCCTGATCCACTCGAGCGCGAAACCGCCCCAAACGGCCGCCGCTCACCGGAGCGTCGAGGGACAGGACAAAAGCAACAGCACCGGAACAGGCACCagaggcggtggcggaggctcAGCGGCCGCCCAGCCAGCGGCAGCCCCCGGTAGCACCACAGCCGCCACACGGTCCGACAGTGGCCAACGGGGTGGCACCGGTGCCAAGGATGGCGGAGCCCACAGCCCTGGCAAAGCCGGAACGACCggagcggccaccaccgcgaAGGAGCTCACCACCAGCGGTGGCAACAAGGAGAACACCATCACCAACGGGACCCACGCcatgccgccaccgccaccgggaaGTAACGTCAGCGTCGGCGGGACCGAGAAGCCGGCGGCCATCCCACCGTCGGCGGTCACTCCACACACCCCCGGCACCACCCGAAAAGACCGGGTTACCGATGCGGAGAAGAAAACGGCCACCaaatcgtcggcggcggcatccaCGGCTGGCACTggggccgccggcggcggtctaaagatggtgctggtggcgaaaGGCAAGAACCCGCCGGAGGTGAAGAAGATTCCGCCGCCGTTGAAGGTGCTACAGCAGCaacccccagcagcagccgccgtgACCGAGGCAAAGGATACGCCATCGGCGGCGCCCGGCGTCGGGGTTAAAATGGAGGTCGCTGCGTCCAAGGCGGCTCCGGTCGGGAAGCGGTCGCCACCGTCCGGCAGCGAACTGAAGTGTTACGTCAACCTCAAGAAGCAAACGATCGTGGGCGTCCAGGAGGTTCCGCGGCTGAAGATTGAAGTGCCGCGGCTCAAGACGAAAGTGAGCGGCGGAAGCCCGCCCAgtagcagcagctcgtcggcCGCcacctcgccgtcgtcgtcggccgcaTCCTCCTCGACCGGCAAGAGCCCGGTGTGGCCGATGGGCAAGGAGGAGTACGCCAAGACGATCGGCTTGAAGCCGGTGTACGCCGGGGCGTGCGAGGAAGCGACCCAGGCTTCCTCCCGACGCCACAAGGACGAGCGGCAGGAGTGGACGATCGATGGGGAAGGCTCACACCGGAAGCGCAAGAAGGGTAAACACTCGAAGGAAGCGAGCGGCAAGCGGCGTAAGCTGCACGCGGAAATCTCCTCGCAGCAGGACGCCAGCCTCAAGATGAAGGTGAAGCTGACGGAGAAGCCGCCGAAGCACGAGCGGCTCCGCTCGACCGGCCACGAGGACGAATCGACGCCCGCGGCGTCGCCACCGTCCGTCACGTCCGCCAAACCTCCAAAgtcaccgaagccaccgaagtCTCCCAAGTCTCCCAAATCAGCGGCGGCACCGTCGGACCGCACCGCGTCTCCGCCGAGACCCGTGGCAGTAGCTCCGTCCGCCACTCCACAGGTTGTGGCGGCTCCTCCTCCTAAGGTGATTGACATCACGAAAGACGACGATGACGTGAAGTTTGTCAACGAGCAGCCGCCGACCGTCGTCGCTCCGGTGGTAgcgccaccacctccggtggccaccggcgcgaCGAAGGAGAAGCTGGCGGACATGCGCGCCATCCGCCACAAACCGATGGTCTACATTCCCAACCTGGACCGCAGTCTGTCGGCGGACAGTGCCAGCGGGGCGTTCAACTCGCTCCTCGAAAGTGTCCAGGCGAAGACTGGTCCTCCTCGGTCGGCGCCGTCGACGCCGTCGACGCCGGCCCCTTCGCCACTGAAACCGACGCCGGCGCTGATtgtggcggcgggtggcggcaACCTGGTGGCCAAGTCTGCGCCCCGCACGCCGATCCTGTCGCCGCGTACCATGCAGTCGTATCCACCGCTAGCTTATCCACTGACCACCAGCAGTCCAGCTGCCCCGGTCGTCATGTCGTCGAATCCGGTGACCGGCGGCATCCGGACGATGGCACCGTCGATTAAGcgtccgtcggtggtgggcAGTGAcgcggcttccggtggcaccCAACCGCCCAAGGTGGCGCGCATGGAGCCACCTTCGCTGGTGtccccgttgctgctgcccaaAAAGACGGCCGGCCCCATCCAGGCGCCGATGTTCAACTTCGCGAAGGGCGCGAACCGAGCGAAGGCCCAGCAggcacagcagcaggcggCTGGCCTAGTGGCGGCTGGGCAGCAGCCTCcgaccaccacctccgacctGGTCCCGTACCGGTCGTCCATCAGCTCGACCTACACGACGAAGGAACCTGGGCTAGGACCGATCAAGAAGCCGATCCCGAACCTGCTtctgccaccgtcgtccatCAGCGTGACCAAGATGTCCGACATGGtgacgtcatcgtcgtccgcgAGTGTCGACAGTCGGCCGGCGCTTGAGATCGTCCGCATTCCCTCGAccgctccggtggccgataaACCTTCGCTGGCTCCGtttaccaccaccagtaccagcagcaccacatcGTCACCAGCTGGTCCGAAGACTacgcggccgccaccggcgaccaTTCCGCTGATCAAGATCAAGAAGCCggcagctgcggcggcgggcgaaagCACGATCGGTGCCCCGCCCGGGATGACGCCCATCACGCCGGGTATGCTGCAGAAGATTGCGGCCCGTTCGCAGTCGGACTCGGGTGGCCCCGCCACCAACGTGCTCGATCTGTCCGGAAACGCCCGACGACGCCCTGCGCCGACGGCCGCAGAAGAAGTGATCATCTTGGAGCACCTCCGCCAACAGAGCGCACAGAAAAAGGGGCTCGAGTTTAGTCCCCGGCGCATCGAAGGCCGCCGGAACAGCATCCCGGGGTTGAAGTTACCGCCTGAGATGATCggctttccggttccgtcgccgccatcgggtCAGAAAACGCTCGCCCCGCTGCCGAAGCTGACGGAGatcaaccgcaaccggaacctGGCCGTCCGGCAGCCGAACGCTTCGATCCGCAACATTCCCAACCCGTCGGCGCTCGCGTTCCGGGGCGCTCAGTCGTcgtccggaagcggaacgcTCACGCTGACCGCTCCGCCGTCCTCCGGTATGCTGATATCGGCCACGACGTCGTCCGGTTCGCTGGGCAGCGCTCCGACGGCCAACGGCAACTCGCTCAGCAATGGCGCTTCCAAGCCGGGCGATAGCACCCCGAACGGACACTCGCGGCCAGCGAATGGTAAGCCACCGACCATGAACGGTGGAGCGGcacccagcaacaacaacaacagcaacaagcaTGCCAACGCCAACACCGCTGCTGTTACGTCACCACTGGGAGGAAAGAAGACGATCGAGAAGGTGGCCGCCGTTCTGaaggcggccgcggccacgggcGATACGACGACGGGTGGTGGCCGTCCAGGTCCAGTATCATCCCAGGCCGCCTCCAGAGGTAGCTCCACCAGCTCAACGACCTCGTCCTCGGCGCTCGATGGCAAGAAGCCAACTTCCACGTCGGCGAGCGCTGCGACCGTTAGCTCCTCAACGCCTACTACAAACGGAGTCGGGAGCAGCACCAACGTTACCAGCGGTActtccggcggcagcatctCGAGCGTTACCAACACGAACGGCAAGGCGGTGGCAAGTATCATCAACGTTGGCTAG